The following coding sequences lie in one Anatilimnocola floriformis genomic window:
- a CDS encoding MBL fold metallo-hydrolase — protein MMDNAPFLSLPFQDLTIEGYSRAAVQSYWRIPELKLGFDLGAQPWDFMGTQTWFISHLHLDHMAAIPVYVARRRMMKMEPPTIYLPEHAVDNVEMLLKIVGKLDRGRLPCELIGLRPGDEIDLSREHVVTVSATKHTVPSVGFVVWEKRKKLKAEYQGLTGEQIRDIRLSGADVTEEKRLPLLAYTGDTAPGGLDACPAMYQAKVLIAEMTFVAPSHRKEKIHKHGHMHLDDWVERKDRFENELIIAGHLSTRYHDKQVKHYVHKAFPDMLGGRLKLWL, from the coding sequence ATCATGGACAACGCACCTTTCCTCTCGCTCCCTTTTCAGGATCTGACGATCGAAGGGTATTCGCGCGCAGCCGTGCAGTCATACTGGCGGATTCCTGAACTCAAGCTGGGCTTTGATCTCGGCGCCCAGCCCTGGGACTTCATGGGGACGCAGACCTGGTTCATCTCGCATCTCCATCTCGATCACATGGCCGCGATCCCGGTCTACGTGGCGCGGCGGCGAATGATGAAGATGGAACCGCCCACAATCTATCTGCCAGAGCATGCCGTCGATAACGTTGAAATGCTGCTGAAGATCGTCGGCAAACTCGATCGCGGCCGCCTGCCGTGTGAACTGATCGGCCTGCGGCCTGGCGATGAGATCGATCTGTCGCGCGAGCATGTCGTGACGGTCTCGGCAACAAAGCACACGGTTCCCTCGGTCGGCTTCGTCGTGTGGGAGAAGCGGAAGAAACTAAAAGCTGAGTATCAGGGTTTGACTGGCGAGCAGATTCGCGACATCCGCCTCAGTGGCGCCGATGTGACGGAAGAAAAGCGACTGCCGCTGCTGGCCTACACGGGCGACACCGCGCCGGGTGGACTCGACGCTTGCCCGGCCATGTATCAAGCCAAGGTGCTGATCGCGGAGATGACCTTCGTCGCGCCCAGCCATCGCAAGGAAAAGATTCACAAGCATGGCCACATGCATCTCGACGATTGGGTCGAGCGCAAGGACCGCTTCGAAAATGAGTTGATCATCGCGGGGCATCTCAGCACGCGCTATCACGACAAGCAAGTGAAGCACTACGTTCACAAAGCCTTCCCCGACATGCTCGGCGGCCGGCTGAAGCTGTGGCTATGA
- the hemW gene encoding radical SAM family heme chaperone HemW encodes MSAEFAVSFPPPRAAYVHVPFCRHRCGYCNFTLIAGRDDLIERYLRALAKELMLLESRRPVETLFFGGGTPTHLPPAQLAQLFALVRDWFDLQRGFEFSAEANPLDLTPERCAVLQTAGVNRISLGAQSFSQRKLTILERDHSPQQVGAAFRSAKEVASSVSLDLIFGVPGETLTEWENDLQNALALQPQHISTYGLTIEKGTSFFPRVNRGELKPAEEDTAAAMYERTIDVLTAAGYEHYEVSNFALPGHRCRHNETYWLGRGYFAVGPGAARYVNGVREMNHRSTTAWLSRLEQDQSPTAERETLSGEERARERLVFGLRRLAGIESQAFARETGFSIEQLGGADLQRFLDQGFLERTATSLRLTRRGLLISDSLWPYLLS; translated from the coding sequence ATGAGTGCTGAGTTCGCAGTCTCGTTTCCACCGCCGCGTGCTGCGTATGTTCATGTTCCGTTTTGTCGGCATCGCTGCGGTTATTGCAACTTCACGCTGATCGCCGGCCGCGATGACCTGATCGAGCGCTATCTGCGGGCCCTGGCCAAAGAGCTGATGCTGCTGGAGTCGCGCCGGCCAGTGGAAACGCTGTTCTTCGGCGGTGGCACGCCGACGCATCTGCCGCCGGCTCAGCTTGCGCAGTTGTTTGCGCTCGTGCGAGATTGGTTTGATCTGCAACGTGGCTTTGAATTCAGTGCCGAAGCCAATCCGCTCGATCTGACTCCCGAGCGCTGCGCGGTGTTGCAAACGGCTGGTGTAAATCGCATCAGCCTCGGCGCGCAGTCGTTCAGCCAGCGAAAACTGACGATCCTCGAGCGTGATCATTCACCGCAGCAAGTCGGCGCGGCCTTTCGCTCGGCGAAAGAGGTCGCGTCTTCGGTTTCCCTCGATCTCATCTTCGGCGTGCCCGGCGAAACGCTCACCGAGTGGGAGAATGATTTGCAGAATGCGCTCGCGCTCCAGCCGCAGCACATTTCGACATATGGGCTGACCATCGAAAAGGGAACGAGCTTTTTCCCGCGCGTGAACCGTGGCGAACTAAAGCCCGCCGAAGAAGACACCGCCGCGGCCATGTACGAGCGAACCATCGACGTGCTGACGGCAGCTGGTTATGAGCATTACGAAGTCTCGAACTTCGCACTCCCCGGTCATCGCTGCCGCCACAACGAGACCTATTGGTTAGGCCGCGGCTATTTCGCGGTCGGTCCGGGCGCCGCTCGCTATGTCAACGGCGTACGCGAAATGAATCACCGCAGCACGACGGCGTGGCTATCGCGTTTGGAGCAAGATCAATCGCCAACAGCCGAGCGCGAAACGCTGAGCGGAGAAGAGCGTGCGCGCGAACGACTCGTGTTTGGTTTACGACGACTTGCGGGCATCGAATCACAGGCGTTTGCGCGCGAAACCGGCTTCTCGATCGAACAACTCGGCGGCGCGGATTTGCAGCGTTTCCTCGACCAAGGCTTTCTCGAGCGAACCGCTACCTCGCTCCGCCTCACCCGCCGCGGGCTCTTGATCAGCGATAGCTTATGGCCTTACTTACTGAGTTAG
- a CDS encoding chemotaxis protein CheX, with protein sequence MIPRLWKVTMRADYINPFISSLINTFETMLGCTLTRGQLYLKTPETRLHDVSGIIGLSGQAQGTVVLSLDKNVALQATTTMLMCETTELNTDVVDAVGELTNMVAGSAKALLTDYKLSISLPGVIKGAGHEVCFPSDVTPICVPFTCPWGDLKIEVGLAEVRALVPGAAAPAMAMA encoded by the coding sequence ATGATCCCACGCCTTTGGAAAGTCACGATGCGCGCCGATTACATCAACCCGTTCATTAGTTCGCTGATCAACACCTTCGAGACGATGCTCGGCTGCACACTCACGCGCGGCCAGTTGTACTTGAAGACCCCGGAGACGCGACTGCACGATGTGAGCGGCATCATCGGGCTCAGCGGCCAAGCCCAAGGGACGGTGGTACTGAGCCTCGATAAGAATGTGGCGCTGCAAGCGACCACCACCATGCTGATGTGCGAAACGACCGAGCTCAACACCGACGTCGTCGATGCGGTCGGCGAACTCACCAACATGGTGGCCGGCAGTGCCAAGGCGCTGCTGACCGATTACAAGCTTTCGATCAGCCTGCCGGGCGTGATCAAGGGCGCCGGCCATGAAGTTTGTTTCCCCTCCGATGTAACGCCGATCTGCGTGCCGTTCACTTGTCCGTGGGGCGATCTGAAGATTGAAGTGGGCCTGGCCGAAGTCCGAGCACTCGTGCCTGGTGCTGCTGCGCCGGCCATGGCGATGGCCTAG
- a CDS encoding S8 family peptidase, whose product MSTRPMRIHDRAFQLEMQCRELADLTPSRDVCRVIIQMDASQDVETYIKVSASIMERRAGLISAKQLIPNPRTKGKNNVSSKTKTSTSWHTDRAVRAQLKPAQLAYLSTTRDQVEHFGKERVSQVLNSSDFVKEIHAKRKYQPEVFWSSSSMTMELTRDELVALPTRMPMVSGVYPNRDVRLPPVSRSTDMRPAINDYRGYTWGLSKTGALACWGAYDAEGAVNGQPVLVAVLDTGIDPTHPDFVDEIGASKIAGFAEFDEEGRMLHSGIEHAQDDNDHGTHCAGTIVGGKASGRYIGMAPQAKILAGRVLQGGSGTDAQILAGIDWAIKSGAHIISMSLGGLQMTAGVLDTYTRAIINANSVGIPVVVAVGNEGSQTTGAPGNDYFAFTVGATDHLDRAAGFSGGRTQIVEQSRYINQKSLPLVYSKPDVSAPGVDIFSAVRSRKWEAFNGSSMATPHVAGAMALLLSGRSTILQDTRGAERAELLQNLLISSVTELGEAGQNHRFGYGRIDTLRAFGYADELGYVTDPAPRPQPTTSSVPPRKRAVKKKAPKKKAVKKKTARKTTKKSTKKKGSSRE is encoded by the coding sequence ATGAGCACCCGACCGATGCGAATTCACGACCGAGCGTTTCAGCTGGAAATGCAGTGTCGAGAACTGGCGGACCTGACTCCCAGCCGAGATGTTTGCCGGGTGATCATCCAAATGGATGCCAGTCAGGATGTTGAAACTTATATCAAGGTTTCGGCGAGCATTATGGAACGCCGGGCCGGGTTAATCAGCGCGAAGCAGTTGATTCCCAACCCGCGCACCAAGGGCAAGAACAACGTCAGCAGCAAAACCAAGACAAGCACCTCGTGGCATACCGATCGAGCGGTGCGGGCCCAACTCAAGCCAGCTCAATTGGCATACCTTTCAACCACGCGCGATCAAGTGGAGCATTTTGGCAAGGAAAGGGTTAGCCAAGTTCTCAATAGTTCGGACTTCGTCAAAGAGATTCATGCCAAGCGCAAGTACCAACCAGAAGTCTTCTGGAGTTCGAGCAGTATGACGATGGAGTTGACGCGCGATGAGTTGGTTGCGCTACCCACTCGCATGCCGATGGTTTCTGGCGTTTACCCGAATCGCGACGTTCGCTTGCCGCCGGTCTCACGATCGACCGACATGCGGCCGGCCATCAACGACTACCGAGGCTATACGTGGGGGCTTTCTAAAACTGGCGCACTGGCTTGCTGGGGCGCCTACGATGCCGAAGGCGCGGTGAATGGCCAACCTGTGCTCGTGGCGGTTCTCGATACAGGCATCGATCCTACGCATCCCGATTTTGTGGATGAAATCGGCGCTAGTAAGATCGCCGGCTTTGCTGAATTTGATGAAGAAGGGCGCATGTTGCATTCGGGGATTGAGCATGCCCAGGATGACAACGATCACGGCACGCATTGCGCTGGCACCATCGTGGGGGGCAAAGCGAGCGGACGTTACATCGGCATGGCGCCGCAGGCAAAGATCCTGGCCGGTCGCGTGCTGCAAGGCGGCAGCGGCACGGATGCTCAAATTCTGGCCGGCATCGACTGGGCGATCAAAAGTGGAGCGCACATCATCAGCATGTCGCTCGGCGGCTTGCAGATGACCGCCGGCGTGCTCGATACCTACACGCGCGCCATCATCAATGCCAACAGCGTGGGAATTCCCGTGGTGGTTGCGGTTGGCAACGAAGGGAGCCAAACCACGGGCGCTCCGGGCAACGATTACTTTGCCTTCACGGTCGGTGCTACCGATCATCTCGATCGCGCGGCGGGCTTCAGTGGTGGGCGAACTCAAATCGTCGAGCAGTCGCGCTACATCAATCAGAAGTCCCTGCCGCTGGTCTATTCGAAGCCCGATGTCTCGGCGCCAGGCGTCGACATTTTCTCCGCAGTGCGTTCTCGAAAATGGGAGGCCTTTAACGGTTCTTCCATGGCGACTCCACACGTTGCCGGCGCGATGGCTTTGCTCCTCAGTGGACGCAGCACCATTTTGCAGGACACGCGAGGCGCGGAACGGGCCGAACTGTTGCAGAATCTGTTGATCAGTTCGGTGACCGAATTAGGCGAGGCCGGCCAGAACCATCGCTTCGGCTATGGCCGAATCGACACCCTGCGGGCCTTTGGATATGCCGACGAACTGGGTTACGTCACCGATCCAGCGCCAAGACCCCAGCCCACAACTAGCAGCGTCCCTCCCCGCAAACGAGCAGTCAAAAAGAAAGCCCCGAAAAAGAAGGCCGTGAAGAAAAAGACAGCCAGGAAAACCACAAAGAAATCAACCAAAAAGAAGGGGTCGTCCCGCGAGTAA
- a CDS encoding alpha/beta hydrolase family protein, which translates to MNVLRWLFVFTCFITTSSLRAAEAPRALPDGKRPDDVRLLDPKDLDGYFPFTPPASREAWAPRQAAVKRQILASQGLWPMPTKTPLNAKIHGLVDQGDYTVERVYFESFPGFYVTGSLYKPKGKTGPLPVMLYAQGHWSNGRFHDAGLQTTRQQIVIGAERFEDAGRNPLQSCCVGLARMGCVVFQYDMIGYADSQQLSFELAHRFAKQRPEMNKPENWGLYSPQAEARLQSIMGLQTWSSVRSLDFVLDLPNIDKTPIDRTRVGITGASGGGTQTFLLAGIDDRVTLSFPAVMVSTSMQGGCTCENASCLRVNTGNIEFAALFAPKPQGMTGANDWTKEMSTKGFPEILKHYEMMGAPKNVMLLPNYHFQHNYNYPSRSAMYGWVNKFFKLGIPEPVVEEDFKRLEQKDLTVWNEQHPQPKGGDDVERQVCKTWHEDAEAQLKKLTPTDKESLTKWREVVGGGWQAVLQRELPAASDLDYLQVSESNKGDMTQYLGIVKNKRHSEQLPAMFFLPENWNKRVVIWLSEKGKAGLIDSDGKPTAEIRKLLKQGVAIAGVDLFSQGEFLSDGEPVKQNRVVKNPREFAGYTYGYNQALIAQRAHDVLTMISFAKNHPDKPERIDLVALDGTAPIAALARAVAGDAVHTAAINTAGFRFAGVDDYRALNFLPGSAKYGDIPALLALGAPGALWVGGEKPDALQLTAAAYRAAGDDKKLTVAESKDTDAALQFLLK; encoded by the coding sequence ATGAACGTGCTCCGCTGGCTCTTCGTTTTCACTTGCTTCATTACGACGAGCAGCCTGCGAGCCGCCGAGGCACCGCGGGCCCTGCCCGACGGCAAGCGGCCCGACGATGTGCGACTGCTCGATCCCAAGGATCTCGACGGTTATTTTCCCTTCACGCCGCCGGCTAGTCGCGAGGCTTGGGCCCCGCGGCAAGCCGCCGTGAAGCGGCAGATTCTGGCGTCGCAGGGTCTCTGGCCAATGCCGACCAAGACGCCGCTGAATGCCAAGATCCACGGCCTGGTCGATCAGGGTGACTACACGGTCGAGCGGGTTTATTTCGAGAGCTTTCCGGGCTTCTACGTCACCGGCAGCCTCTACAAGCCGAAGGGAAAAACCGGGCCGCTGCCGGTGATGCTTTATGCCCAGGGGCATTGGTCGAACGGTCGTTTTCATGACGCTGGTTTGCAAACGACGCGACAGCAGATCGTCATCGGCGCCGAGCGGTTCGAAGATGCCGGCCGCAATCCGTTGCAGTCGTGCTGCGTCGGTCTCGCGCGCATGGGCTGCGTCGTGTTTCAATACGACATGATCGGTTACGCCGACAGCCAGCAGCTGTCGTTCGAGTTGGCCCATCGCTTCGCCAAGCAGCGGCCCGAAATGAACAAGCCTGAGAACTGGGGACTCTACAGCCCGCAAGCCGAAGCTCGGCTGCAATCGATCATGGGTTTGCAAACGTGGAGCTCGGTGCGGTCGCTCGATTTTGTGCTCGACCTGCCGAACATCGATAAAACGCCGATCGACAGAACGCGCGTCGGCATCACCGGCGCGAGCGGCGGCGGCACGCAAACGTTTCTGCTCGCCGGCATCGACGATCGCGTGACGTTGTCGTTCCCCGCCGTGATGGTTTCGACTTCGATGCAAGGCGGCTGCACGTGCGAGAACGCCAGCTGCCTGCGCGTGAACACCGGTAACATCGAGTTCGCCGCCCTCTTTGCCCCGAAGCCGCAAGGAATGACCGGCGCCAACGACTGGACGAAGGAAATGTCGACCAAGGGCTTTCCGGAAATCCTCAAGCATTACGAAATGATGGGCGCGCCGAAGAACGTGATGCTCCTGCCGAACTATCACTTCCAGCACAACTACAACTATCCAAGTCGCAGCGCGATGTATGGTTGGGTCAACAAGTTTTTCAAGCTCGGCATTCCCGAGCCGGTCGTCGAAGAAGATTTTAAACGCCTCGAGCAAAAAGATCTGACTGTTTGGAACGAGCAACATCCGCAGCCGAAGGGTGGCGATGACGTAGAGCGACAAGTTTGCAAAACCTGGCACGAGGATGCCGAAGCGCAGCTGAAAAAGCTCACGCCGACCGACAAGGAATCGCTGACCAAGTGGCGAGAAGTGGTTGGCGGCGGTTGGCAGGCCGTGCTGCAGCGCGAGTTGCCGGCCGCGAGCGATCTCGATTACCTGCAGGTCAGCGAAAGCAACAAAGGTGACATGACACAGTACCTGGGCATCGTGAAAAACAAGCGCCACAGCGAACAGCTGCCGGCGATGTTTTTTCTGCCCGAGAACTGGAACAAGCGAGTCGTGATCTGGTTGAGCGAAAAAGGCAAGGCGGGCCTGATCGATAGCGACGGCAAACCGACCGCCGAGATTCGCAAGTTGCTGAAGCAAGGCGTGGCCATCGCTGGTGTCGATCTGTTTTCGCAAGGCGAGTTTCTGTCGGACGGCGAACCAGTGAAGCAAAACCGCGTCGTAAAAAATCCGCGCGAGTTCGCTGGTTACACCTATGGCTACAACCAGGCCCTCATCGCCCAGCGAGCTCACGATGTGCTAACGATGATTTCCTTTGCCAAGAATCATCCCGACAAGCCAGAGCGAATCGATCTGGTCGCGCTCGATGGCACGGCGCCGATTGCCGCGCTCGCTCGTGCAGTCGCCGGCGATGCGGTGCACACGGCAGCGATCAACACGGCTGGCTTTCGCTTTGCCGGCGTCGACGACTATCGCGCACTCAACTTTTTGCCCGGTAGCGCGAAGTACGGCGACATTCCCGCCCTCCTCGCGCTCGGCGCTCCCGGCGCACTCTGGGTCGGCGGAGAAAAACCCGATGCGCTGCAGCTGACAGCGGCTGCCTATCGCGCTGCAGGGGATGATAAGAAGTTGACCGTTGCTGAGAGCAAGGACACCGACGCCGCGCTGCAGTTCCTGCTGAAGTAG
- a CDS encoding glycoside hydrolase family 5 protein — protein sequence MNSLFAKSLLAMCLVATCGLHVASAEDIFAANKALGRGVNLGNALEAPKEGEWGMKIEAEYFPLIKQAGFDHVRLPVKWTSHASKTEPFVVEPAFFERIDQLLKQAEDAKLKVVLNHHHFEELDKNPKGELPRAIAIWKQIATRYKDRGSFLVFELMNEPHEELNKDNAWTEIIPPLLAAVRESNPTRPVIIGPPFWNGMWALSKFKLPDDPNLIVTVHYYNPFKFTHQGAHWVKDSAPWIGTKWTGDEKELGEITKEFDATAKWAKENNRPIYLGEFGAFSKADDESRARWTKAITGEAEKRGWSWAYWEFGAGFGVYDREKKAWHESLKDGLLKH from the coding sequence ATGAATTCTCTCTTCGCCAAATCCCTTCTCGCGATGTGCTTGGTTGCCACCTGCGGACTGCATGTCGCAAGCGCCGAGGACATCTTCGCCGCCAACAAAGCGCTCGGCCGGGGCGTGAACCTGGGCAATGCTCTCGAAGCGCCGAAGGAAGGCGAGTGGGGGATGAAGATCGAGGCGGAATATTTTCCGCTCATCAAGCAAGCCGGCTTCGATCACGTCCGTTTGCCGGTGAAGTGGACTTCGCATGCGAGCAAGACGGAGCCATTCGTTGTGGAGCCGGCGTTTTTCGAGCGCATCGATCAACTGCTGAAGCAAGCCGAGGATGCCAAGCTCAAAGTCGTGCTCAACCATCATCACTTCGAAGAGCTCGATAAAAATCCTAAGGGCGAACTGCCGCGGGCCATTGCGATTTGGAAGCAGATCGCCACCCGCTATAAGGATCGTGGCTCGTTTTTGGTTTTCGAGCTGATGAACGAACCGCATGAAGAGCTCAACAAAGACAACGCCTGGACCGAAATCATCCCGCCGCTCCTCGCCGCCGTCCGCGAGAGCAACCCGACGCGGCCCGTGATCATCGGCCCGCCCTTCTGGAACGGCATGTGGGCCCTCAGCAAGTTCAAGCTGCCGGACGACCCGAACCTGATCGTCACGGTTCATTACTACAACCCGTTCAAATTCACCCACCAAGGCGCGCACTGGGTGAAGGACTCGGCGCCGTGGATCGGCACGAAGTGGACCGGCGACGAAAAGGAACTCGGCGAGATCACGAAGGAATTCGACGCCACGGCGAAATGGGCCAAGGAAAACAACCGCCCGATCTACCTCGGCGAATTCGGCGCGTTCAGCAAAGCCGACGATGAAAGTCGCGCGCGTTGGACGAAGGCCATCACCGGCGAAGCCGAGAAACGCGGCTGGAGCTGGGCCTACTGGGAATTCGGCGCCGGCTTTGGCGTGTACGACCGCGAGAAGAAGGCTTGGCACGAAAGCTTGAAGGATGGACTGCTGAAGCACTAA
- a CDS encoding 3-keto-disaccharide hydrolase, whose amino-acid sequence MKLLSRLFAFAFVITIAAPLFAEDAAPNTLTDKEKSAGWKLLFDGKTTDGWKNFKKDSVSPGWQVKNGELTRAGNNAGDIVTADKYTAFELVLEYKISKGGNSGLMFHVTDEGGTPWMTGPEIQVQDNKDGHDPQKAGWLYQLYKPADGVDATKPAGEWNELRVLISPEKSTVWMNGTKYYDFVKGSKDWDEKVAASKFKAMPLFGKPTSGMISLQDHGNEVAYRNIKIRVIDAK is encoded by the coding sequence ATGAAACTGCTCTCCCGTCTCTTCGCGTTCGCCTTCGTTATCACCATCGCCGCGCCGCTCTTCGCCGAAGACGCCGCGCCGAACACGCTCACCGACAAGGAAAAGTCCGCCGGTTGGAAGTTGCTGTTCGACGGCAAGACCACCGACGGCTGGAAGAATTTCAAGAAGGATAGCGTCTCGCCCGGCTGGCAAGTGAAGAACGGCGAACTGACCCGCGCTGGCAACAACGCCGGCGACATTGTGACTGCCGACAAATACACCGCATTCGAACTCGTCCTCGAATACAAGATTTCGAAGGGTGGCAACAGCGGCTTGATGTTCCACGTCACCGACGAAGGCGGCACGCCCTGGATGACCGGCCCGGAAATCCAAGTGCAAGACAACAAAGATGGCCACGATCCGCAGAAGGCCGGTTGGTTGTATCAGCTCTACAAGCCAGCCGACGGCGTCGATGCGACGAAGCCCGCTGGTGAATGGAACGAGCTCCGCGTGCTGATCTCGCCCGAGAAGTCGACCGTGTGGATGAACGGCACGAAGTATTACGACTTCGTGAAGGGAAGCAAGGATTGGGATGAGAAGGTCGCCGCCAGCAAGTTCAAGGCGATGCCTCTCTTCGGCAAACCGACCAGCGGCATGATCAGCTTGCAAGACCACGGCAACGAAGTGGCCTATCGCAACATCAAGATCCGCGTGATCGACGCGAAGTAA
- a CDS encoding PPC domain-containing protein, producing MVKHFFIVVASLLIASASAQDKPPEKKDGPKIILAAPLVVSPNVAAKITLRGMKLDTASEVAITGVENPPKIELKKKEKSNPPNGINANEIGDSFVEIEFTLPENFAAADVQLAVTNPDGTSQPYNLAVKPADKLQAESEPNEAFRKCNKLAVGQTIVGSVHQQRDVDVFEIEAQAGQALVAETFAARRGSALDPLLILYDAAGQVLAQSDDQPEHRDALLKYKTTSAGKFYLGLLDAHDRGSGGHPYLLELRAE from the coding sequence ATGGTTAAGCATTTTTTCATCGTCGTCGCCAGCCTGTTGATTGCTAGCGCCAGTGCACAGGACAAACCGCCAGAGAAAAAGGATGGTCCCAAGATCATCCTCGCGGCTCCGCTTGTTGTTTCGCCGAATGTCGCTGCCAAGATCACACTGCGCGGAATGAAGCTCGACACCGCCAGTGAAGTGGCGATCACCGGCGTCGAAAATCCGCCAAAGATCGAACTGAAAAAGAAAGAGAAATCGAATCCGCCGAACGGCATCAACGCCAACGAAATTGGCGATTCCTTTGTCGAGATCGAGTTCACCCTGCCGGAAAATTTCGCCGCTGCCGATGTGCAGCTGGCGGTCACAAACCCGGATGGGACTTCGCAGCCTTACAACCTCGCGGTGAAACCAGCAGACAAACTGCAAGCAGAATCGGAACCCAACGAAGCCTTTCGCAAATGCAACAAGCTCGCTGTGGGCCAGACGATCGTCGGCAGCGTTCATCAGCAGCGCGACGTCGATGTGTTCGAAATCGAAGCTCAGGCGGGCCAGGCACTCGTGGCGGAAACCTTCGCCGCGCGGCGTGGTTCGGCGCTCGATCCGCTGTTGATTCTTTACGATGCTGCCGGCCAGGTTCTTGCGCAGAGCGACGATCAGCCGGAGCATCGCGACGCGTTGCTCAAGTACAAGACGACCTCGGCCGGCAAGTTTTATCTCGGTTTGCTAGATGCCCACGACCGCGGCTCGGGCGGCCACCCCTATCTGCTCGAACTGCGGGCAGAGTAA
- a CDS encoding DUF1501 domain-containing protein, producing MLDINLNSAKKQFCNGWQRRDFLRVGAIAPLGFSLANLLAAQSASGAPEMKKRAKSIVLVYLGGGLSHHDSFDPKPNASAEIKGKYSTIQTKLPGISYGELVPLLAQQNDLYTLIRSGAHNNDHHETATNWVMSGRFGSAFGDYPAIGAVVAHETGFRSQVPPYVSVPNNPSFTWELGRSAFLGGRFESFKAGDPNSGGYKVRDLARSQPLSDTSLNRRKNLLQAVDSLGEQVRGNDQVATYDEFQKRAAEMILSPQAQAAFDIEKESAETRDRYGRSTFGQSCLLARRLVEGGVTFVTVNYGGWDHHGKIFPALDKKLPEFDKGFSAFLADMKERGLLDETLVVCMGEFGRTPKINKDEGRDHWGPAASLIMAGAGVKGGQVIGATDEIGAHATKQPVKPADVAYTMLSALGIHPRKHIHTPDGRPLEILDEGSLIADLYG from the coding sequence ATGCTCGACATCAATTTAAATAGTGCGAAGAAGCAATTTTGCAACGGCTGGCAGCGGCGTGACTTTCTGCGCGTGGGCGCCATCGCTCCGCTGGGGTTTTCGCTGGCGAATCTGCTGGCCGCTCAATCGGCGAGCGGTGCGCCCGAAATGAAGAAGCGGGCCAAGTCGATCGTGCTCGTTTATCTCGGCGGTGGCTTGAGCCATCACGATAGTTTCGATCCCAAGCCGAACGCCTCGGCCGAGATCAAAGGGAAGTACAGCACGATTCAGACGAAGTTGCCGGGCATCAGCTACGGCGAGCTCGTGCCGCTCCTCGCGCAGCAGAATGACCTTTACACGCTGATCCGCAGCGGCGCGCACAACAACGATCATCACGAAACGGCGACCAACTGGGTGATGAGTGGCCGCTTCGGCTCGGCTTTTGGCGACTATCCTGCCATCGGCGCGGTTGTCGCGCACGAGACGGGCTTTCGCTCACAAGTGCCGCCGTATGTGTCGGTTCCCAACAACCCATCGTTCACTTGGGAGCTCGGCCGCAGTGCTTTCCTCGGCGGTCGATTTGAATCGTTCAAGGCTGGTGATCCGAACTCGGGCGGTTACAAAGTTCGCGACCTCGCTCGTTCGCAGCCGCTGAGCGATACTTCGCTCAATCGCCGTAAAAACCTGCTGCAAGCCGTCGATTCGCTCGGTGAGCAAGTTCGCGGCAACGATCAGGTAGCGACGTACGACGAATTCCAGAAGCGGGCCGCAGAGATGATTCTCTCGCCGCAAGCGCAGGCGGCGTTCGACATCGAAAAGGAATCGGCCGAAACGCGCGATCGGTACGGCCGGAGCACGTTTGGTCAAAGCTGCCTTCTCGCGCGGCGGCTAGTCGAAGGGGGCGTCACGTTCGTCACCGTGAACTACGGCGGCTGGGATCATCACGGCAAGATTTTTCCTGCGCTCGATAAGAAACTGCCCGAGTTCGACAAAGGCTTTTCGGCCTTCCTCGCCGATATGAAGGAGCGCGGCTTGCTCGACGAGACCCTCGTCGTGTGCATGGGAGAATTCGGCCGCACGCCGAAGATCAACAAGGACGAAGGCCGCGACCACTGGGGCCCCGCCGCCTCGCTGATCATGGCCGGCGCCGGCGTGAAGGGTGGCCAGGTGATCGGTGCAACCGACGAGATCGGCGCGCACGCGACGAAGCAACCGGTCAAGCCGGCCGATGTGGCGTACACCATGCTCTCGGCCCTCGGCATTCATCCGCGCAAGCACATCCACACGCCCGACGGTCGGCCGCTGGAAATTCTAGACGAAGGCTCGCTGATCGCGGATCTGTATGGTTAA